The nucleotide window GCCACCAGTCCACGTCTTTGCGTGCCAGCCACTGTGAAACGAACGATGATCGATAGCAAGCGGGGAGCTGCGTCCCGGCATGGGAAATGCTGACGATTAGCGGCGCATCTCCGCGATGAACGTGGAGCCAATCTGGATATTCCATCAGCAATCCGGCGACTTCATTCATGGCCGGCCCTCACGCGGGTATGCAGTGGATTCAGTCCAAGGTTGTAGACAAGCTCTGCCGGGTTGGAGACATTCCAAATAGCGAGGTCGCAGACCTTACCCTCCTCCAGCGACCCATGGGAGTCTTGCAATCCGAGTGCTCGCGCTGCATGGCACGTTACTCCGGCAATGCACTCTTCGGCAGACATGCGAAAGAGAACAGCAGCCAGGTTCAGGACGGTCAGGAGGGAAGAAAGTGGAGAGGTGCCAGGATTACAGTCCGTTGCAAGGGCGATTGGAATGCCTGCCTTCCGCAAGGCTTCGACCGGGGGCACCTGTGTTTCACGCAAGAAATAAAAAGCTCCAGGAAGAAGCGTGGCCACGGTGTGGTTCGCAGCCATGGCCTGGATTCCGCTTTCGTCGAGGTACTCCAAATGGTCAGCCGAGAGTGCGCCGAACCGCGCAGCCAAGGCTGCACCATGGCCCGTCGTGAGTTGTTCTGCATGTACTTTGACGGGGAGTCCAACCTCACGAGCTCGTCGAAAGATCATCTCGCTCTGAGCGAGACTAAACGCAATCGACTCGCAGAAGACATCGACCGCATCGACAAGTCCAGCTGTGACAGCAGCAGGAATGATCTCGTCACAGATCAGCGAGACATATCGATCAGGGTCTGCTTTGTACTCGTAGGGGACGACGTGTGCAGCCAGCAGTGTCGTAGAAATTTTTACGTTTCGCTCCTGTTCAAGCTGACGGCCAAGACGAAGCAATCGCAGTTCCTGCTCGAGTGAAAGTCCATACCCGGATTTCACCTCGATCGTCGTGACGCCTTCGGCAATCAAGGAGTCCAGTCGTACCAGGGCAGACTTCAGCAGTGCAGCATCGCTCGCTTCGCGTGTTGCACAGACCGTCGACCAGATGCCGCCACCGGCTTCGGCGATTTCCCGATACGATTTTCCTGCACGTCTCAGTTCGAACTCGTGAGCCCTGGAGCCGCCGAATATGAGATGAGTGTGGGGATCGATGAGTCCGGGAGTGATGAGCCGACCATCACAGGAAACGATCTTTTCTGCTTCAAATTTTGGGGCTCTATTCGCTGGCCCGGCGTAAAGAATCTTTCTGGCTCTGCATGCGATGACACCGTCCTCGATCAACCCGAATCGTCCGTCGCGCATGGTCAGGAGGCGGGCATCGCGCCAGACGGTTTCACACGAGGAAGCCATGGGTATCGAAGGCATGATAATGTCTATACATTATTTAAGACGCTGTAGTCTAGGAATTCTTCATGATAGAGCCGCATTCTCTTTACTTCGAGCAAGCGCTGCTTCCGGAAGGATGGGCAGCACGGGTTTCACTTCGCATGCACGAAGGGCGAATCGTCGAGGTCATGCGAGACGTCGATCCAAGTAGTGGTGACGAGCGGCATGCTATTGGAATTCCAGGCATGCCCAATGTCCACTCGCATGCTTTCCAGCGTGGGATGGCCGGGCTCACGGAGACGAGGGGACCGGCGCACGATAACTTCTGGACGTGGCGCGAGGTGATGTATCGATTCGTGGGACGGCTAGGTCCAGGGGAATTCCAAGCGGTCGCGGCCCTCGCGTACATGGAGATGCTGGAAAGTGGTTTTACCCATGTCGGGGAATTCCATTACTTCCACCGCCCAACCCATTTCAGTCAAACGGTGCCAATAGATATGATCGCGGCCATTTGTGCGGCCGCCTCCAAGACGGGCATTGGACTGACGCTTCTCCCTTCGTTCTATGCCCACTCAAATTGTGGAGGGAAAGCACCTCTAACGGGCCAGCGTCCTTTTCTGCTTACTCTGGAGGAATACAGCCGTTTACTGGATGACACGCGAAAGTTGGCGCATCGCTTAGCCGGTGCAGTCGTTGGCGTCGCTCCTCATTCTCTTCGTGCCGTATCTCCTGAAGAGCTCGCAGTCATCGTTCCACTTGCGCAAGATGGCCCCATTCATATTCATGCCGCCGAGCAGACGCAGGAGGTAGAGGACTGTCTCCGGTGGTCGGGGCAACGGCCTGTCGAATGGCTTCTTGAGCATGCACCGGTCGACGAGCGCTGGTGCATCATTCATGCCATCCACATGACGTCTCAAGAAATCACTGGGCTTGCCCGATCGGGAGCGGTTGCCGGACTTTGTCCGGTTACAGAGGCAAACCTGGGAGATGGCATATTCCCTACGCCATCTTTTTTGCATGATGGACGCATGGGTATAGGCACGGACTCAAATGTCTTGATCGGGGTTGCGGACGAGCTCAGAACGCTGGAGTACACGCAACGGCTGATAACCCGATCGAGGAATGTTCTCTGCCGCGGCGAAGGTTCTTCTAACGGCGGAACACTCTATCGATCAGCCTTGAGTGGTGGATCACAAGCGCTTGGTATTGGATCTGGCCTGGCAGAGGGTTCTTTCGCCGATATCGTGTCGCTCGATGCAAAACATCCTTCTTTAGCAGGTAAAAAGAACGATCAGATCCTCGACTCATTTCTCTTCTCGTCTTCGAATCGACCGGTAAGCTGTGTCTGGCGGGCGGGCTGCAAGGTGGTGAGTGATGGTGCGCATATCGAACGCGAGAACATCCTGGCTCGGTATCGCGATGCCATCGCTAAAATTGTCTGATGCCTATCGCCAGTATCTCCGAGACAATTCGGTCGGAGCTTGAGTCCCGTATCTTATCCGGAGCGCTGTCCCCGGGAGCGCGCATTCCCGTCGAGCGCGAACTGATGGAAGAGTATGGTTGCTCGCGGATGACAGTGAACAAGGCAATCTCTTCTTTGGTTGCTGCAGGGCTGATTGAGAGACGCAAGAAAGCGGGTTCTTTCGTTAGCCGTCCCATCATGCATCCGACGATGCTTGCCATCCCGGACGTGCAGACAGACGCTGTTGCAAAAGGGCAATATTATTCTTTTCGCCTGCTGCGGAGGGAGGTTCGAACTGCCCGGAAGCGCAATGGTATTGAAGCTGCATTGGGTCAGAACGGGCAGTTGCTCGCTTTGTCGGGGATTCATATCGTAGATCATCAACCTCTAGTAACAGAGGAACGGATCATCAGCCTCGCATCCGTTCCAGAGATTGAAGACGTGGATTTTACGAAGGTTTCACCGGGAACCTGGCTTCTCCAACATATTCCCTGGACTCAGTCGGAAACCAGATTGAGCTCCACCGCTGCCTCAATGACTGAAGCGCCGTTGCTGGATATTCCATTTGGGGCTGCATGCTTTGTGGTGGAGCGGAAAACCTGGCGCGAGACGCTGCCGATCACGTATGTCCGGCAGGTTTATAACGGTTCGGCGTTTAGCCTGACCGGACATTTCGGCGTTGGCTCCTCCCGATAGCCAGCATGCGGGATGGCATCTTCTTGCAGAGAGCGCAGCATACTGCATAACAGAACCTTCACTCATGTCACTCACATCGCAAGGTGATCGAAGGATCCACATCCATGGCCCGGCGTGCCGGGATGAGGGTTGCTAGGACGGCGATACCAAGCAGAAAGCACGGCACGGAAACAAATGCGACGGGGTCATGGGCCCCAATGCCAAACATCATGCTGGCAAGCACGCTTGAGATCATGCTGCACAGAATCACACCTGCTGCTCCACCGATAAGCACCGGTTTCATGGCCTGCCAAAGCACATGCCGCATGATTGCTTTTTTGTCCGCGCCGAGAGCCAGGCGAATACCGATCTCCCGTATGGAACGGCTGACACTGAAGGACACCATACCGTATACGCCGATGGAGCACAGGAGAAGAGCCAACGCGCCCAGGCTGCTGGCAAGACCGGCGACAATGCGTGAAGGTGTGCGCCAGACTTCAAGATAATCACTCAACCTCGTGACATCGACAGCAGCATTTCTATCGATGGCATGCGCGGCCGTGGTCATGCTCCTTGCTGTGTCGCTGAAATCCGCGGCATAACGAACCAGCACAGAGCCGTGTCCATCGTATTCGGGACTGAACGGGTAATAGAGATAGTTTGAAGTGGACTCTCCCAGGTGTGACACCTGTGCGTCCCGCACAACGCCAATTACGGTATGCACGTGGCCGTTCCCCTCCCGCAGAACTTTGCCAAGTGGGTCCTGCTGCGGCCAGAGCTGTCGTGCCGTCGATTCCGTAACAATGACGCCGGGGGAGCTTTGTGTTTCTGACGATGTGAAATTACGCCCGCGTATGATGGGCATTCTTAAGAGAGAAAAGTAGCTTGGCGTTACTTCGTTGTATTCGATCGGAATTTGATCCGAGTGGCCGGGCAGAGTGAAGTGGTCGACACTAAAGTCGTGTGCCAGAGGCGCAGACTCGGCCTGCGCAACCTCGGTGACGCCAGGAATGCTGCGAAGTCTCTCTGTGAATTGCATCATGAACTGTGTTGCCTGCGGCTGATCGTATCCCTGAGACTTTAGATCCAAGACAGATGTCGCCACACCGTTCATCTCAAAACCGGGATCGACGGTCTGTGCATAGTAGAGTCCGCGCAAGAGCAAGCCCGCAGCCAATAGCAACACCATGCAGACGGCCACCTGCGAGCTGACCAGCGTTTTCAAAAGGAGCCGGCTGCTTCTTTTTCCTGAAACCGCATAAGCGCCGTCACTCTTCATGCTGCCATTCAGATCGGTGCGCGTGCTATGCAGGGCTGGAACCAGACCGAATGCAATGCCCGTGCAAACTGTGAGCAAAAGGGCATACATGAGCACATGCAAATCGGGCGCAACATTGATGGAAACCACAGGAAAGTCACTCGGCAGATGACTCGTTACAAAACGCGTGAGCCCCGGAAACAGGCAGCAGGCGATGATCGAGCCGAGGACGCCGCCGGCGAGTGAAAGCAGCAGGCTCTCTGTGAGCAGTTGACGGATGAGACGGCCTCGGCCTGCTCCCAGAGACAGGCGCAATGCCATTTCTCTCTGCCTCATCGAAGCGCGCGCCAGAAGAAGGTTGCTGACATTGGTGCAAGCGATGAGTAGCACAAGAGCGAATGCTGCAAGGATGACAGACGAAACCGGGATAAGGACTTGACGCTCTTCCGGACTGGAAAAGAACCGTGCCGTGTGGATGACGAGCGAGATCGTTCTGCCCGGATACTGGCGATTGATGCGCTGGGCGATGACATTCAGTTCGGCGCGCACTTCGTCGAGAGTAGAGCTGGGGCGCATACGTCCAAGCAGCGCCAACCAACTCATGTTGTCATTTGCAAGACGGTTCTCCCCCGGTTCAAGCGCAGTCTGCATGGTGACAGGAACCCAGAAATCACTTGGTATCAGATCCGTACCGATAAACCCCGAGCGCGCAATGCCGATGACGGTAAAGGGTGTTCGATTGAGAATGATCGGCTTGCCGATAAGTGCCGGGTCTGCTGCGAACTGATTGCGCCACATTGACTCACTGAGCACCACGACGCCGTTGCTTTCCCGTGCTGTGCAGTCGGCTTCGACAAAGCCCCGCCCCAGTGTAGGGTGTTCCTGCAGCACGTCGAAATAATTGCACGAAGCAAGGGAACCCATGATCCGGTGCGCACTCCCGCCTGCCAGTGTCGCTTCCACATAAGGCTCGTAAGCCGCGATGCCGGATAAGGTGTGATTGTGATCGCGGTAGTCACGATATTCAGACCAGGAAAAGTAACCTCCGTTGTTGTGTACGAAGCGAGTCCCGTGATCGTGAAACTGGATAACCTGGCTGATGCTCAGCACTTCTTGAGCACGTGGAATGGGGAGCAGCCTGAGAGCCAGTCCGTTGATCACGGAGAAAATCCCAACGTTCATTCCGACACCAAGAGCGATAGCCAGCACGGCAGCAATCGTGAGACTGGGACTATGACTCAGGGTGCGCACACCAAAGCGGATGTCCTGCAGGAACTGTTCCAGCCATGTCAGGCTCCAGACCTCGTGCGTCTGCTCCTTAACGCGTGTGACATTGCCGAATTTGCGCAAAGCCGCATAACGGGCACTTTCTGGAGGCATGCCGCGATCGATGTTGTCCTGTGTCTCGCGTTCGAGATGTTCGAGAATCTCTTCATCGAGCAGTTTCAACATCTGTTTGCGACGCATCATCGGCCCTCCTCATCCGCCGGCCGGAGGATCTGAGCAATCGCCGCGGCCAGTTTTTCCCACTTGCTGGTTTCAATTCTCAGCTGCTTCTTGCCAAGTGCCGTGAGCGCATAAAACTTGGCGCGGCGGTTGTTCTCCGATGTGCCCTCTTCGACAGAGATCCATCTCCGCTTGATGAGCCGGTGCAGAGCCGGATAGAGCGATCCCTGCTCAACCTGAAGCACTTCGTCCGAGCGATACTCGATCGCCTTCGCAATGGCGTGGCCGTGCAATGGTCCGAGTTGCAAGGTCCTGAGAATCAGGAGGTCCAGGGTTCCTTGCAGCAGCTCAATCTTCTCTTGTTCTTCTTTAGTAGACATTCTAGGTGACAATAGGCCTGCACAGGTAGAATGTCAAGGGGAGAAATCGAACGCCATCAAAGCACCCTCGAAGCTTCACCATGAAATTCTCTTGAGGCCATCGAGTAAGTTGTGGCCTTGCGGTTTCTTCTTGAAGGGGTAGAACTGAGGCTGTTGAGAAGCGCGTATTTGCGTGATCAAGATCCGGGAGCTTCAGAACGAGCTTGCGGCAGGGTAGCTTATGTTCTTTTTACGCAGGAGAGCAGCCTCCATGCGCAAGATAGACCTGACGCATTAGCAATGCCCTCAAAAAGTGCGTAAGCGATACGGTATCTCTCCAGTTTATTTAGATCACGAGGTACCTCTCGGTGGACATTAGGCTCATCCTTATGGCGGATGACATCTGCGCCTGCCTGTCTCGATTATTGCCGCAGCTTTCAACGATGATTTCCAGCGCAGATCAAAGGCCCTCCCCTACGTTTGTTCAGGCGCGTTTATCCGCCACGATCGCTAGAGATGCTCTGTCTCTGATGCGCTCCTGAACGGCATCCGGAATAAATCGTAGAAAGAATGGTCCCCCCTCACAAAACATCAGCGCCAGAGGTCTGCATTCACAATCAGGCGCGAGAGCACGGAAACGCTTTTCGGAGGTCTCGTGAAACTTCGTATCTCTGCAATATGGATGAGTATTTTCCTTCTCATGCTTGGTTTTTCAGGAGCAAACCGTAGCAGCTATGGACAAGCTACAAATGCATCCATTCATGGCACAGTGATTGATCCCAAAGGGGCTGTATTGCCGAATGCTCTGGTAACAGCGATCAATATCAGCACCGGCATTGCCATGAGCCAAAAGACGGATAGCAAAGGCTATTTTCTCTTTCCACAGCTCCATATCGGCGGCCCATATTCGATCGCTGTAGATGCAATAGGATTTCAACGCTTCATCGTTACCGGCATCATGCTTGATCTGAGCTCTGCACGGGAGGTCGATGCTCAACTACAGATCGGAGCCTCGTCGCAAACGATTCAGGTGAACGCTCAGAACGTGCAGGTTGAGTCTTCAGATATTCAGCTGAAGAACGTGATCGGCGCCCGTGAGCTCGAGGAGCTACCAACGTTAGGCCGTGACGCCGTTCAGCTGCAGAAGACAGCGCCAGGTGTGATGGAGGCTTCGGATCGCGAAGCCACCTTCTCTACAAATGGAAGCCAGACGCAGGAGAACTCTTATCTGCTCGATGGCACCGACATTAACGACTTCCTGCTGAACCAGCCGGGCATTACAGTGAATCCCGATGCGCTGGCTGAAATCAACGTCATCTCCAGCACACTCGATCCAGAGTTCAGTCGCAACTCGGGCGCCATCGTAGACGAAGCATTGAAGAGTGGTACAGATCAATTTCATGGCAGCGGCTTTGAGTTCTATCGGGATACGTTCCTGAACAATGGCAACTACTTCTCAGCTACGCGGCCACCATTCCACCAAAATGTCTTCGGGGGGACACTTGGTGGCCCGATTCTGAAGCATCACGCGTTCTTTTTTGTGGCTTACCAGGGGTTGCGAAACCGCACAGCGCAGACGCAGCTGACACCGGTCTTCTCAAGTGCCCAGCGACTGGGAGACTTCTCAAACGATGTGCCGCAACTTTCAAGCAAGCCTATTCCGTTTCCTGCGGGGTTGAATGGCACTACGGGCTATTGTCCGGCGGGCACTCCGTGGAATACCTGCTTCCCTGATGGGCACATTCCAGCGGCAGACTTCGACTCGATTGCAAATACGCTGATGAATCGATATGTGCCTACTGCGAACTACACAGCCGCCGGCACAAGTTACTACAACTTCAATGCGCCAAATACAGCCGCAGATGACCAGGGGATCATTCGCATCGACGATCAGTTGACTTCAAAAGACTCTCTGTGGGCATCGACGATCTTCGATTCGAATCCCGCGATGGACACGCTCCCGCTGCCGTCAACCGAAGCCACAGGAACTGGCGCTACATTGCCAGGCTTTGCAGCGAATAACTCTTCACACACGAAGATCTTCAATGCTTCATGGACGCACATTTTTAATAGCACCACTCTGAATGAGCTTCGCGCTGGATATTTCCGTTTCAATTACAAGGCTCTGGAGCCTGCAACCTCAACGCTGGCCGCACCGTCCTCGTTCGGCTTCAATATTGTGCCTCAGAATGAAGCGGCCGCTACA belongs to Silvibacterium dinghuense and includes:
- the hutI gene encoding imidazolonepropionase, which codes for MASSCETVWRDARLLTMRDGRFGLIEDGVIACRARKILYAGPANRAPKFEAEKIVSCDGRLITPGLIDPHTHLIFGGSRAHEFELRRAGKSYREIAEAGGGIWSTVCATREASDAALLKSALVRLDSLIAEGVTTIEVKSGYGLSLEQELRLLRLGRQLEQERNVKISTTLLAAHVVPYEYKADPDRYVSLICDEIIPAAVTAGLVDAVDVFCESIAFSLAQSEMIFRRAREVGLPVKVHAEQLTTGHGAALAARFGALSADHLEYLDESGIQAMAANHTVATLLPGAFYFLRETQVPPVEALRKAGIPIALATDCNPGTSPLSSLLTVLNLAAVLFRMSAEECIAGVTCHAARALGLQDSHGSLEEGKVCDLAIWNVSNPAELVYNLGLNPLHTRVRAGHE
- a CDS encoding formimidoylglutamate deiminase; its protein translation is MIEPHSLYFEQALLPEGWAARVSLRMHEGRIVEVMRDVDPSSGDERHAIGIPGMPNVHSHAFQRGMAGLTETRGPAHDNFWTWREVMYRFVGRLGPGEFQAVAALAYMEMLESGFTHVGEFHYFHRPTHFSQTVPIDMIAAICAAASKTGIGLTLLPSFYAHSNCGGKAPLTGQRPFLLTLEEYSRLLDDTRKLAHRLAGAVVGVAPHSLRAVSPEELAVIVPLAQDGPIHIHAAEQTQEVEDCLRWSGQRPVEWLLEHAPVDERWCIIHAIHMTSQEITGLARSGAVAGLCPVTEANLGDGIFPTPSFLHDGRMGIGTDSNVLIGVADELRTLEYTQRLITRSRNVLCRGEGSSNGGTLYRSALSGGSQALGIGSGLAEGSFADIVSLDAKHPSLAGKKNDQILDSFLFSSSNRPVSCVWRAGCKVVSDGAHIERENILARYRDAIAKIV
- a CDS encoding UTRA domain-containing protein, translated to MPIASISETIRSELESRILSGALSPGARIPVERELMEEYGCSRMTVNKAISSLVAAGLIERRKKAGSFVSRPIMHPTMLAIPDVQTDAVAKGQYYSFRLLRREVRTARKRNGIEAALGQNGQLLALSGIHIVDHQPLVTEERIISLASVPEIEDVDFTKVSPGTWLLQHIPWTQSETRLSSTAASMTEAPLLDIPFGAACFVVERKTWRETLPITYVRQVYNGSAFSLTGHFGVGSSR
- a CDS encoding ABC transporter permease, coding for MMRRKQMLKLLDEEILEHLERETQDNIDRGMPPESARYAALRKFGNVTRVKEQTHEVWSLTWLEQFLQDIRFGVRTLSHSPSLTIAAVLAIALGVGMNVGIFSVINGLALRLLPIPRAQEVLSISQVIQFHDHGTRFVHNNGGYFSWSEYRDYRDHNHTLSGIAAYEPYVEATLAGGSAHRIMGSLASCNYFDVLQEHPTLGRGFVEADCTARESNGVVVLSESMWRNQFAADPALIGKPIILNRTPFTVIGIARSGFIGTDLIPSDFWVPVTMQTALEPGENRLANDNMSWLALLGRMRPSSTLDEVRAELNVIAQRINRQYPGRTISLVIHTARFFSSPEERQVLIPVSSVILAAFALVLLIACTNVSNLLLARASMRQREMALRLSLGAGRGRLIRQLLTESLLLSLAGGVLGSIIACCLFPGLTRFVTSHLPSDFPVVSINVAPDLHVLMYALLLTVCTGIAFGLVPALHSTRTDLNGSMKSDGAYAVSGKRSSRLLLKTLVSSQVAVCMVLLLAAGLLLRGLYYAQTVDPGFEMNGVATSVLDLKSQGYDQPQATQFMMQFTERLRSIPGVTEVAQAESAPLAHDFSVDHFTLPGHSDQIPIEYNEVTPSYFSLLRMPIIRGRNFTSSETQSSPGVIVTESTARQLWPQQDPLGKVLREGNGHVHTVIGVVRDAQVSHLGESTSNYLYYPFSPEYDGHGSVLVRYAADFSDTARSMTTAAHAIDRNAAVDVTRLSDYLEVWRTPSRIVAGLASSLGALALLLCSIGVYGMVSFSVSRSIREIGIRLALGADKKAIMRHVLWQAMKPVLIGGAAGVILCSMISSVLASMMFGIGAHDPVAFVSVPCFLLGIAVLATLIPARRAMDVDPSITLRCE
- a CDS encoding PadR family transcriptional regulator produces the protein MSTKEEQEKIELLQGTLDLLILRTLQLGPLHGHAIAKAIEYRSDEVLQVEQGSLYPALHRLIKRRWISVEEGTSENNRRAKFYALTALGKKQLRIETSKWEKLAAAIAQILRPADEEGR